AGATATTTCCGTTGATCTCCCGTATCAACCCGACGTTCTTAACAAGATTATCAGGAATCTTTGACTGGTGATTCTCGTTCACTTTCTTGATGAGTTCCCGGTTCTGATCCAATACGGCCTGCGCCTTCTTAAAGCTATAGCGTAGCGTATCCCAGACCTCCACGTCACACTCCTCGTCTTCCGTATCGTCTCCATCTCCGGCTCCGGCTCCGTTCGCCTTCCCCGCTCCGATATTGAAACGCTTGTTTTTGTTCTCGCAGGTGTCGGCCATAGCAGCCTCCACCATAAATGAAGTTTTAGTTCGTCGTTTTTATATTAGCAACAAAATTTTGTTTGGTTTAATTATCTTTCTTTATtctaatttttagggtttaaagtAATCGAATTAATACGATTTATATCTTGGGGTAAGAGAGAGATGCTATAGAAGCATCCAATCAAACATGGCGGTATGACGGTCCAGTTATTTGGCTGCAGCGTAGAGTTTAACACTTGTTGAAAAAATATGATTGGCTTGTGAAAATGAGAGTTGTGTGACAGGATGTGAGGTTAAAAAACTTTGTATTCGTCGTACGTTTATTTTATTTGCTGAGATATTTTTCAATCttgacaaaattaattaaaaattaaatatctgccAAAACAAGCCAACCAAGACATGGGGgagaaagatttttttttttttaaagttcaggGTCCATTTGTACGTGAACCGAATATTCACCAGAGCGCGCGTGGAATATCAACAACCCGACTGCCAATGTTAACGGATTAACGCTTGAAAGAAGTCTTTTCCAGCATGACGTCGGATTCACgcaataaatatcttttattacCAATTTATTCATAATATTTTGTTAATATCGGAATATATAGATTCGAGTATGTTGAAATACATTGATCTTTTACTTATAGGTTGGAcagaaattataaataattttaaaatttaggtaaaaaaacAAATATCACCAAAAGGATTAACAAATTTTGATACTCggtcaatatttttttaatctaatatagACACATAATAATCATcttaaattctataaaaaaaacatttgaatAGTTTATTCATTGTTAACTCAGACAACTTCAATTATCAACTGAGTTGAATTCTGTTTTTAGAAACAAAAGTATTGGAGACAAATAATAAAGCTTATTTGTTATTAAGCGAAGAAAATGAGTTTtttactcaaataataataagaaaaaaatataaatggcATATTGCaagaattatttatcaaaataatacattcaAATGGGTGGAGGCTTGTGCATCTTGATTCTgacaaaaattcaataaaaaaagggGTATAGAGGTGTGGTGCCTATCTGATAGGCGGCACTGGTGGTGCCTATCTGATAAATGACACACCTAGTATTTCCCCCCTCATCTGgctcattttaaatatttatcaaaatacctaaattttatatattgcttttaattacaaaaacataccAAACAGTTTTGTCCACATCATATTTTTTGTTATGctacattaacaaaataaatatatcttataaATTTCAACTCAAACTCCAACTCAATGGTCCCGTTCACAAATTCCATCTCAATGGTTTaatcttttacctacataaaaaaaacaaaaaaaaatattaaaataataaaaataatatgccaataaaaaatataacaaaaacataacataaacgatacataataaatacaaatatttttattattattataaaatgataataattaaaatgttttggtttaaaatataatatatatatatatatatatatataataacatgccaacttaattattgtcaaaaaatataatttttttgcataaaacttcaaaaaaaatttatttttaatatttataaaaaaaacataaaataaaatttaaaaacataaactcttattctcaattataaaatcttaaaaaattagaacatatacactattttctaatttatctcataaattcCAAATTCCATATCAATGGTCTCATCTTttacctaaataaaaaataaaaaataaaattaaaataatcaaaacaacatgccaaataaatttctttaaaaaaaatctaaaacacacataacaaataaattacataaaaaaataaaatattctttgTACATAatataaataggcttttttacttcaataaacattaaaaataaattatgaatgaataaaaatataaaataaatacaaacatacaTTAATAGCTCTTTTTAACTAAATAATACCTTACAAAAATGAGTTGGATGGGGGAGTGTTGGGGGAGAAAATACTAGGTGTGCCGCCTATCAGATAGGCACCAcccctatactttttttttaacgaAATTGTGTCAAAATTAGGATGATACTGACTATGCACCACCCTCTACCCATTTGAATGTACCATTTTGATACATAATTCTTACAACATaccatttaagttttttttaatattatttgggtaaaaaaccCGAACCCAATTGATGAAAGGAATTTAAGTatcttaaaaagaaaattttgatagaaatttgaATCTCAAATTCTGAATCCAGCTCAAACTAGTTGGAGCCTCAATTTCAAGATTGAGCTTGAAAACGCAGCATCTTCGTTACTTTGACAGTGCACCTGGGAAGTAAAAGGAAGTCTACacattagataaaaataaaaggttaaaacaTGCTGTTAATCCAtgtactttgaaaaaaatttaaaatttaatttttgtagttATAATGTGAAAAATTAAGTCCTATTTTTTTGTTACAAATATCAGTTGAGGTACTAAAATCGTAAGTTATGATCTAttgacaaattttgacaaaaattatcAAAGATGATAATGattggattaaaatttttaaataaaaaatataaaaaaatattttttgtaagtataaagactaataacataatttaagcAGAATGAAAATAGAGAAATACGGCACACAATTTACTGCCATTGACATTCGCGACTTTGATTAAATGATTAAGAAAGGTAAAGAGATTTCTTCAATAGCcaaattaataaaagaatataGTTCTCTGGTTATGCTTATGGTGTACCCTAAAAGAGAAATTATTAGATGCCCATTATAATCTCTTCTATACTTCACTTTGTTTTTCtgcatgtaaaaaaataaaatgtcggtagtgacaatatatcgcaaagaaaagataaataaaaataaagaacacactgatttttacgtagaaaccctttcgggaaaaaactaTGGGCAGAGGAGaataaaattcactatgtcaaaattcgaataattacaagagaagtagactatgtctatttatagacttgtaaaaccatattctaataggagtgtagtaaaatttaaacaccttattctaatcaatatcaaatagatggagtttaataaggtttaaaaaactttattctaaaataaaataaaagaagtgtagttctatatggattttacttttattttattttactactgtattttatttaaataaggattcgagtcacttaattctaacaatctccacattgacacgaattctcaatgaacaagttcttcattgcgaactctcaatgaacaagttctccacctttttcataaaaccccttaagggtttaacttcaacaatgaacaacAACCATGTCTAagtaatgctcaaacttggttataggaagtgacttagtcatcatatctgcaggattttcatgagtagtaattttgctcacaacaatatcaccacgagtaaTAACAAcatgaacaaaatgatactgcacatcaatgtgttttgttctctcatgaaacatttgatcttttgtaaggaagatgacactctgactgtcacaaaatgcTGTATcaatttgaaggtcttcattgagttcactaaagagtcccttcaaccaaatagcttctttacaagcctcaataaTCGCCATGTCCTcaacttcagtggtagacaaagtgactgtagtttgcaaagtggcttttcagctgattgcacaacctctgatgtaaagacataacctctgagagatcttcttctatcaaggtctccagcaaaatcagcatcaacatacctaatgactccatctctagttcttccaaactgtaagaaaacatcagtagtacctcgtaagtatcttaaaatccactgaactactttccaatgttctttactgggattcgccatgtatctgctagctgcattgcatatgataaatctagacataaacaaaccatagcatacatgagagatcccactacactagagtatggaacatgtgaaatgtactcaatctcatcatttgattgtggagacaaagccgatgaaagtctgaaatgggctgctaaatgagtactaacaggcttaacaCTCTGCATAtcgaacctgcaaagaactttctcaatgtacccttctAACTTacgtacaatttacttgcttttctatctctaagaatctctataccaagtatcttctttactgattccaaatctttcatctcaaattcttcacttagttgggatttacctttcttatctctcatttattttttgctactatcaacatgtcatcaacataaaggagtaaatacataaaagaaccatcactgtttttcttaaagtaaacacaactgtcaaagctactttttttgaaatcatgagaagtcataaaggaatcaaacctcttataccacagttttggtgactgtttcaaactgtaaagggactttttcagcaagcaaacatagtcccttttttctgagactataaaaccctctggttgttgcatgtaaatatcctcctcaagttctccattcaaaaatatggtttttacatctaactgctcaatcTCCAAATCGTGCATTGCCACAATACCAAGAAAATCTCGAATTGAACTATGTTTCACAactagggagaacacatctgtgaagtccactcctgaaatttgactgtaaccctttgcaacaaaccttgctttatatctgggttcttcaacttttgaagtcccttctttttttttaaacatccatttacaacgaacaatctttttacctttaggaagtttcacaagatctcatgttctgtttttgtggagtgattccatctccttttgcatagcaaacatctacttttctgagtcttcatagctaaccgcctcagaataattagatggctcttggtttacATTTATATCTTCAacaacatttaaagcataagcaattagatcagcctcggcatacttgtttggaggtttaatttctcttctagttctgtttttggcgatagagtattgtggtgaataagcaactctattctgaatttttgtactggcttgagaaGTTGACTCTGTTCTAGATTTTAGATTAATCTGATACTCCACCTGCTTTTGAAAAACGGAATTCATGCACTTTAAATTCTTATCCCAACCCtagatattttcatatatatcaatagcagcccatgaatgtaacacccccaacccgtatccctcaccggaactaagttacggagcattattggagattacagatcaaacagacagaaatctcaaacattttgtatcatcaaaacaagtcatcaaagcatcattttaatccaaactATAAACTCTCCAAAATAGATcttataacttcatttacaatcaaaccataaaataactaatatttagacactctaggtacatgctgacacaaagaaataaacatcgccatatttgagttcgggatcgttgttggatgctgaatcagcgatcaaacttaagtacttaatctgcgcacggaaaacaaaatcaTACACTGAGtaaaaaactcagtggtatttctataatccaaatatttaaaaataaaacaataaaatatgtataataaaatgttaagcacaattgaacatttaaaatcacacaatactcaattttcatcacttgctatatgtaatacctttccataatttattcacgtACCATTTAAACAATGACACTATCCATTCACAATCAATTTATGAGTATATAACTCGTGTAttccatgtatttacaacatatttcacattctattttcaatttactatctcatattcttattcttagcccaaagtagattttataaaacacaccggatatacggaacaaatacagaggtgcattgTTATGCACTAATGAATAGAGAGCATtgaagtgctatacagagagcacagatgtgctaaacggagagcactgacgtgctagtaatcagagagcagcaacgtgctaataatcagagagcgcgctaaagttccttaatggcatgccactaatatcccagTAGTTCTAAATTTTATCTACTTGGGCATTAAGGCTGAATTTTATACATatcaaaaataattgaattatcatatttgcacaatttcacatttacacatatatattcataatatatattccactttaattcaaccaatataatttcatcactTATCAAgacaatccatttcaattataaaaaaacaataattctcacctcaatcacttaccataacatttaattaaaaatacaacaattaataattagattcggattatagaaatacaaaccaggaatTCCGAGCTATACCTCGTCGACtatatttttcccctttttagttgAGAATTCCGGTACGACGAttgctacggaattaaaacaattaaaaatcatcaatacaacaccattcaatctcacattaaatatttcaatttttactcaatatttgcctaaattccaatttagtccctgaaccgagactaatttttattctcaaaattaatttcatattttcattccattcccactttaaactaatttaattctctaatttcaccataaatctctaattttgaaattctctcaatttagtccctattaattcaaaacttatgttttattttacaaatcaaccttttactaacttctaacttgaaattcaatcaatttaacccctaattcatcaattaattcaagatgaacaacatctaaaaatttactaactttcaaaatttcaacataaatcaagtagtattttgttctaggattccaaaaaactcaaaaattataagaaaagagattaaattgacttaccaaattaagttTGAACCTCAAAAACCCcaattctcctttttttttcttttctttctcctttctccttctctgtttcgtttttcaattctgtttcttttcttcttttctattcttttatttcatttactttatatatatatatatatataatattataataatataatataacaacatacttattaattaaataacataatataatatatattttaaattaaaaaatatcttaGATATTTCTTTTGTTATGTCGCCTCAATtttagaaaaaggcataattgcctttttggtccttttaacttttctttaatatttaattaaacttttatctctattgcaatttaatcctttttaatcaattaaccatcgaaacgttaaaatttcttaacgaaactttaataccaccttaatgacactccgtaaatatttatacaaatatttacggctcagtttataatatcgaggtctcgatagctcattttcgacccaatttacctaataatttcttttaaatcacaaaatttattaattcaaaaatatttctaaaattacgcttaacttataattattaattaataaatttttctaactttttcatcgaatttagtgatctcaaatcactattttgacactactgaaaattagCCTGTTACAATGAATTCcatgaaatttcagaattttctATGAATTTaacaacttttcaatttaatccctaaatcataatttcatccaAAATCCTTTAATAAAATACCTTTAAATATCCATCAACATCACAATTTTATCatctaataactaaaatcatataaacttatcaatggtatcttccaaaaccttcaataaaataaaaaaactaatgaaatggtTAGTTGGAActaattgtaaaagtttcaaaacaTAAGTTTCAAGAAAAGAGTAAGAATTAAACTTAACTGAAGCAAATATTGAAAACCCAGCTTAAACCCTCTTCAATGGCTGTTTTAGAACtaaaaaatgatgatgaaaatgtctagaatttcaatttcccttttatttcacttaaatttggcaaaatttacaatttttcccttatttcacatcaatttcttgatttttctatgTTTATGCCGCCTCAGCCATCCCATGTGGGTCCAATTGCCCTTTTAGTTctcatttatttactatttaggttatttaatcactatttctttaattagcaagttttacaccttattcaatttagtcatttttaattaattaactaccaaaacgttgaaattttctaacgaaattttaatactaccttaataacaccccgtaaatatttataaaaatatttacggcttggtttataggactgagatctcgatacctcttttctaaatcacttaacctaataaagccttataaaacacaaattataggaccgagatctcgatacctctcgatacctcgtaaatattaaataataaaaatttaagagcTTATTTTTTGGATTTGGTGGTCTTGAACCACTGTTTCCGACATcactgaaaattgggttgttacaatctATACCCTTTTAATCaaaagtactcaacgaaattaaattcctcttcaattctggaacatgtcgcacgttagtaagtgttctgacaacttgtcaaacatcttaactttaatcgttccaacacctgcaattttatatgaagtattatttcccatcaaaacaacacctttagacactgtttcataagttgtaaaccaatcccgattgggactcatgtggaaggtgcagcccaaatcaaggatccactcctcgctcactttagaattgttgacagaagtgactagaagttcaccatcgctataGTATTCTATAACATCAACTTCACCgaaattttttggttgttttcccttttgattcgcagcctcccttttgatcttgttctgtagtTTATAGCACCCAGATtcaatgtgccctttcttcttaaAGAAGTTACaggttttacctctatttgaagacttcgatctacccttagatttaccgcgagaaTTGCGTTCCTGTATCCTTCCATGATCATCATCaccattccgatcttgtctcccacgaataatgagaccctctccctgagagtcaggTTTAATCACaaaatgcttcatcttatcatacgaggtcaaagaatcataaaccttatCAACTATGAGAGGCTCGTGGCTATATAAAAtcatgtctctaaaggttgaataagatgggggcaacgaacaaagtagaatcaaccctagatcttccttatcatactgaacctccatggcctccaagtttgagagaatttatttaaacactgttaagtgttcgtgtacagacgcaccttcctccaaacgatgagtatAAAGACACTATAACTTAttggttagagttttcgacatacatatttgttccagcctctttCATAATGCAAcgacggtcttctccttcattacatcctgtaaaatttcgttagacaaatacaGATATAATTAAAGGGTGTGgctcaaaaaaaaaatctgataGAACAAATAACCCCAAGGAAAAGAAACGACAACAAAAGTAAAACCTGCCTAACAAAATAAGCAAAGTACACAGAAATGTAAAACCAGAAAACGAAACGCAGCTACAAAACCAAACCCCCTAAAGAAAACTCAACGAAAAATACTAGCAAAAAATCTATCCTTTCAACACCAAAAATCCATCGCAGCTCGAAACAGGAAAGAAAACAGCTTTGAAAGCCAACTATGGAGATTCAAAAGAACCTTCTCCAATCTTCAAAGCCCGACAAAAAATTCTCATCGCTGATGGAGCCAATCCGTCATATCCTCTTCCACCAGTTTTTCAACACAATTTGGTGCCTCTTTAACCCAAAAAATGAAGTGTGTCGCCAACGCCCATCCACCACCAAAGCATGGGCCGCCCTGTTCACTTCTCTTGGGATAAAATGGTAAGCAACTTCCTCAAAATAGCCCTCTAACAACCGAATACTTTATGACAGTGGTCTGAATATAGATCTATCCTTTCTTTTTGATTTAAGCTTCTTGATAATCGTTAGGGAATCCCCTTCCAATATGATCTTCCTGAAACTTATGTCCAACACAAAACAAAGAGCTCTTTCACAAGCCCGAGCTTCTGCAACAAAAGTATCCTCAAAACCTCTATAAGGGTAAGTACATGCACCCATTATTTGGCCCTCTTTATTTCGAGCTAAGATTGCTGCAATAGAAGTATTATTATCACCCTTAAAAGATGcatcaaaattcaacttaataGTCCTAGGGTTAGGGGGTCGCCATGATACATTCATTTTAGCTTTAGAGGAAAAACCAGAGTCTTTGTTCATACTTAAATCATAGGCATAACCCTAAACAAAACCCAAGAACTCATGCAAAGAGAATTTGAGACCTCTATGTACCAGCTTGTTTAGTTTATGCCACAGAGCCCAAAAAGAGATAGTTAACAATTTCTTGGTATTCTCATCAGTTGCAATAAAAGTACTTACTAATTGTGTTTTTCCATCCGATGTATTCTTACTTGGGTTGAATGAGAGGTTCAGGAACAGTCAAAATTGTCGCAAAACACCACAGGACCACATTAAATGGTCCAAATCCTCCGGAGCCTCCTTGCACAAGGGACAGACATTATCAAAGCTTAGTCTTCGTTTGGCCAAATTATTAAAATGAGGCACATAATCCTTGAGTAAACATCacatatgaattttaattttagaaggGAGTTGTAAATCCCGAAGCAATTTGTAGAAAGTCTTGTAATTGCCATCTGTATTCAAATTACATTCAGAATGCTGAATCTTCCTTGTAATAAAACTCGATACCCACTCTTCACCGAATACTCCCTAGTGGCATGTGGCGCCAAACCAACATATCCTAGTCTCTAGAGCTTGCAATTGGAATATTTAAAATGCGACTAGCTTGTTCGCGATCAACAATCCTGCAAATCACCTCCTTGTTCCAGGTACCCGAATCCACATCAATTAATTGATTCACTGTTGACAAGCGAGTATCAATATTCTGAACTAACAATCTACCATTACCACGACCAGGCAACCAAGGATCATTCCAGATGTTCACACTCTCACCACAACTGATTTGCCAAAGTAAACCATCATCAATCAGTTCCCTAGCGCTGCAGATGCTTCTTCAGGTAAAAGAGGGGTAAGAACCAACTTTTGCTGACATAATATCTGTGAAAGGGTAATAACGAGCTTTAAAAACTTTTGCTAAAAGACAATCGGGATGGGATAGAAGTCGCCAAACTTGCTTAGTTAATAAGGCTTCATTGAACAAAAATAAGTCTCGAAATCCCAGCCCGCCATCAGCTTTGGGAAAATAAAGCGCACTCCAATTGCTCCAATGAATATTGGACTAAGTGTgcacatatttaaattttttcgcAATTTATGACTAAATCAATTATAGCAAATATTATTAACATATATAATCCTTGTTATATGAATggatatttaatattaatatatttttctaaagaaattatattaaaagaatatttatttttaaactttagtCAACGAAGACACATGTAAATAATTAACGTGCCAAATCACAGTTGATTGAATATGCCATATTGAAATGCTTTCTTTTAACTTTCAATTGCTATATATATGTTAGATAAATGGTTCATGAAATCTCAGCTTTAAATGACAGTCCAGTAATCAAATCTATTCACTTATCTATATAAACTTATCATCAAGAAATTAGGAATCTTATTATTCTTCAGATTTTGAAACTTAATACATAATCATTAgaccaaattaaaaaacaattaacAAGAGACAAAAAGTTAAATTGTAAGTCTAAAAGTTCATCCCATGTTATATGTCTCTAAAACGTCAATGAAAGAACAGTACCTAATGTGCTCAAACATGAAAGCAGTATCAAAATTTCCGAAAAATATCAAGTAACAAAACAAACCTGTAACAATCTCAAATCGAACTTAGGCAGACCAATCTGAGCAACGGAAAGGGAACCAAAAAAATTGCCCACGAAAGCAGCATCATGAACACCCAACCCATGAACCAATCCGCCTACAAACCCACCTAAGAAGCTATCTCTGCCACCCGTTGGATCCATCTGGTTAGCCCCAAATGGCTCGATTTTTATTTTCCCGTCTTTCCTGTAAATTCCGCATCCATCTTTCCCATGCGTTACCACCACACAACACCATTGCCTCACTTTTTCCATATCCATAAATAGTGCCTCTTCCGAAGACACACACGGTAACAAATGGTAAAAGCCGCTCTCTTTTATTAACCCAAGTTTTACCCTCTCGTTTGTTTCAAAAACACGGATTAAAGCTTGGATATCTACGAAAATGGCACTGCAGTTGTCAACCATTTTTTCTAGCGTTTCTGGTAATATCTCCCCGCCAACCCCGACCGCCATTCTGAATTCGGATCATTTATCGTGTAGATCCGATGGGTAAATCAGGTCGCAAGCTTCGGCCCTTTTGAAGACCCGGTCCTTATGAGCATTCTCGTTGTTATCCTGATTGAAATAGGATTggaaaacagtggttttggaagtAAGGATGATGGATCCGCCACCCGTTTAAACTCGAAGAACCCTTTGTTTTAGAaggatttgaataaaaattagacctgttaaaaatataaattaagttcGGACTCAAACATTCAAGATCgactcaatttattttttatattactttattttataaaatgttaaagataaaaatatataaaaatgtta
The genomic region above belongs to Gossypium hirsutum isolate 1008001.06 chromosome D05, Gossypium_hirsutum_v2.1, whole genome shotgun sequence and contains:
- the LOC107906621 gene encoding protein ELF4-LIKE 1 isoform X2, which gives rise to MVEAAMADTCENKNKRFNIGAGKANGAGAGDGDDTEDEECDVEVWDTLRYSFKKAQAVLDQNRELIKKVNENHQSKIPDNLVKNVGLIREINGNISKVIEIYSGLSVNFSDTVRQRKKIGNRKVENRRSRTEFEFNQVWDHSSKSQFTFC
- the LOC107906621 gene encoding protein ELF4-LIKE 1 isoform X3, with the translated sequence MVEAAMADTCENKNKRFNIGAGKANGAGAGDGDDTEDEECDVEVWDTLRYSFKKAQAVLDQNRELIKKVNENHQSKIPDNLVKNVGLIREINGNISKVIEIYSGLSVNFSDTVRQRKKIGNRKVENRRSRTEFDCWTS
- the LOC107906621 gene encoding protein ELF4-LIKE 1 isoform X1 is translated as MVEAAMADTCENKNKRFNIGAGKANGAGAGDGDDTEDEECDVEVWDTLRYSFKKAQAVLDQNRELIKKVNENHQSKIPDNLVKNVGLIREINGNISKVIEIYSGLSVNFSDTVRQRKKIGNRKVENRRSRTEFEILHHAAKLPSLFIYRSRSSIL
- the LOC107906618 gene encoding inositol 3-kinase isoform X2, which codes for MAVGVGGEILPETLEKMVDNCSAIFVDIQALIRVFETNERVKLGLIKESGFYHLLPCVSSEEALFMDMEKVRQWCCVVVTHGKDGCGIYRKDGKIKIEPFGANQMDPTGGRDSFLGGFVGGLVHGLGVHDAAFVGNFFGSLSVAQIGLPKFDLRLLQQSSYRNSQLKRGKI
- the LOC107906618 gene encoding inositol 3-kinase isoform X3, encoding MAVGVGGEILPETLEKMVDNCSAIFVDIQALIRVFETNERVKLGLIKESGFYHLLPCVSSEEALFMDMEKVRQWCCVVVTHGKDGCGIYRKDGKIKIEPFGANQMDPTGGRDSFLGGFVGGLVHGLGVHDAAFVGNFFGSLSVAQIGLPKFDLRLLQDVMKEKTVVAL
- the LOC107906618 gene encoding inositol 3-kinase isoform X1; the protein is MAVGVGGEILPETLEKMVDNCSAIFVDIQALIRVFETNERVKLGLIKESGFYHLLPCVSSEEALFMDMEKVRQWCCVVVTHGKDGCGIYRKDGKIKIEPFGANQMDPTGGRDSFLGGFVGGLVHGLGVHDAAFVGNFFGSLSVAQIGLPKFDLRLLQILCQQKLVLTPLLPEEASAALGN